One window of the Candidatus Effluviviaceae Genus I sp. genome contains the following:
- a CDS encoding ABC transporter permease, with protein sequence MTFAEVALSNLRRNPVRSVLTGLSLAVSAATLSVALSLDRGYASAVTDDLVNKTGVHLYVTKEGCPIEAASVIAQGGLSPLYVGEETVKKAQSLPQVGAVLPFKLFAVTTADGTRTDIFMGVTEAIMEIKPDWRFHSGGWFESEDSVILGAEMARIERLGVGDRMYTEHFDREFVVSGILERNYSQDDGVFFLPLSTAQELVGREGKLSAVAIKLQDISTLDETRNRLRAMLPEDHFVIGSKELSEGILQFFGSTRAIMMVMVLVAAVISVFGVVNTMLMTVLERRREIAYLKCVGAGRLDLLHLISLETLAIAVAGSAAGAVAGAVLSPLSGTLLRRFLVAYVPSGVIARPDLGIAVLAFTACTVIGLACSVYPALRAARIVPMEVLRNE encoded by the coding sequence ATGACATTCGCAGAGGTCGCGCTCAGCAATCTCAGACGCAACCCGGTCCGGAGCGTCCTCACGGGCCTCAGCCTGGCCGTATCGGCCGCCACGCTCAGCGTGGCCCTGTCGCTCGACAGGGGGTATGCGTCCGCCGTCACGGACGACCTTGTCAACAAGACCGGGGTGCACCTGTACGTCACGAAGGAGGGCTGCCCGATCGAGGCCGCATCGGTCATCGCCCAGGGTGGCTTAAGCCCGCTCTACGTCGGCGAGGAGACCGTCAAGAAGGCCCAGAGCCTGCCTCAGGTCGGCGCCGTGCTCCCGTTCAAGCTCTTCGCGGTCACGACCGCCGACGGGACGCGCACCGACATCTTCATGGGCGTCACCGAGGCCATCATGGAGATCAAACCTGACTGGCGCTTCCACAGCGGCGGCTGGTTCGAGTCGGAGGACAGCGTCATCCTCGGGGCGGAGATGGCGCGCATCGAGCGCCTGGGTGTGGGCGACCGGATGTACACGGAGCACTTCGACAGGGAGTTCGTCGTCTCCGGGATCCTCGAGCGCAACTACAGCCAGGACGACGGCGTGTTCTTCCTGCCGCTTTCCACGGCGCAGGAGCTCGTGGGCCGCGAGGGCAAGCTCTCCGCCGTGGCGATCAAGCTCCAGGACATCTCCACGCTGGACGAGACCCGCAACCGCCTGCGGGCGATGCTGCCCGAGGACCACTTCGTCATCGGCTCGAAGGAGCTCAGCGAGGGCATCCTCCAGTTCTTTGGCTCGACGCGCGCGATCATGATGGTCATGGTGCTGGTCGCCGCGGTCATCTCGGTCTTCGGCGTGGTCAACACGATGCTCATGACCGTGCTCGAGAGGCGCCGCGAGATCGCGTACCTCAAGTGCGTCGGCGCCGGAAGGCTCGACCTCCTGCACCTGATCTCGCTGGAGACGCTGGCCATCGCGGTGGCGGGCAGCGCGGCCGGGGCCGTCGCCGGCGCCGTCCTGAGTCCGCTCTCCGGCACTCTGCTGCGGCGGTTCCTCGTCGCGTACGTTCCCTCAGGGGTGATCGCGCGACCCGACCTGGGGATCGCGGTGCTGGCCTTCACGGCGTGCACCGTGATCGGACTCGCCTGCTCGGTCTACCCGGCGCTGCGCGCCGCGCGCATCGTGCCCATGGAGGTGCTGAGGAATGAGTGA
- a CDS encoding ABC transporter ATP-binding protein: MSDNHAIRLEQVSKHYRRGPETVAAVQDVSLAVAPGEHVAVVGHSGSGKTTLLNLIGCLDRPSSGRIAVNGRWLDGAGEAELTRFRRESIGFVFQQFFLVPTLTVLENVTLPTLFTGRKDESRARELLDTVEMGHRLKHLPGQLSGGEMQRVAIARALINSPPILLADEPTGNLDSRNAERIMQLFERLNGDGVTVVVVTHNADIVRRCNRTVHIEDGRISA, from the coding sequence ATGAGTGACAACCACGCCATACGACTGGAGCAGGTCTCCAAGCACTACCGGCGCGGCCCGGAAACGGTGGCCGCGGTGCAGGACGTCTCGCTGGCCGTCGCGCCGGGCGAGCACGTGGCGGTCGTCGGGCACTCCGGCTCGGGCAAGACCACCCTGCTGAACCTCATCGGCTGCCTCGACCGGCCCTCGAGCGGACGGATCGCCGTCAACGGGCGCTGGCTCGACGGCGCAGGTGAGGCGGAACTCACGCGCTTCCGTCGCGAGTCCATCGGGTTCGTCTTTCAGCAGTTCTTCCTCGTCCCGACGCTCACCGTCCTCGAGAACGTGACCCTGCCGACGCTGTTCACAGGGCGAAAGGACGAGTCGCGGGCCAGGGAACTCCTCGACACGGTCGAGATGGGGCACCGGCTGAAGCACCTGCCGGGGCAGCTCTCCGGGGGCGAGATGCAGCGCGTGGCGATCGCGCGCGCGCTCATCAACTCGCCGCCGATCCTGCTCGCCGACGAGCCGACGGGCAACCTCGACTCGCGCAACGCCGAGAGGATCATGCAGCTCTTCGAGCGGCTGAACGGAGACGGCGTGACGGTCGTCGTCGTCACGCACAACGCGGACATCGTGAGGCGCTGCAACAGGACGGTGCACATTGAGGACGGTCGGATCAGCGCTTAG